The genomic region CATTTGAGGCATATCTAGCATTTGGGTGGGAGAAGGCCTCGAGAAGCTCTGGGACACATCAAACGTTTGCCTCTGCTGGTCCTGGAGTTGGACAAGTTGACCGGGCTGTTGCAGTGCCTGCTGCGCTAAAAGTGACTGCTGTTGCTGTTGAAGCTTTTGAAACAGTTGAAACTGAAGCTGATTATCGGAAAGATTTTGCAACTGTTGGTTCATTTGATCAGGCGGTTGAGACTGAATAAAACTCTGCTGTTGATTTTGAGCCGCAAATTGTTGTTGATGCTGCTTTAAGTTCTGAGGGAGGTTTCTTTGAAGATGGTTTTGACTATTATGGACAAGTGTTGGAGGTTGCAAAAGCTGGGACTGAACTTGGCTCGAGGGCAGAGTTTGATTAACCGAATTTTGTCGGGGTTGTTGAGAATTATCACCCAACTGTTGTTGACGTTGCATCATGGATGCTAATGGGCTCGTTGAGGATGACAGCTTTGGGAGTTGATCAAGCTGTTGCACTTGCTCAGGTACCCTCTGGCCATTAAATTGTAAATTGTTCATCTGAGGTATTTGAGGAACCAACAAGCCCAACTGCTGAGAAAGATCTGGTCCAGCAAGGTTTTGCATAGCCGAACCAGAATAAGAATGCATATAATTTGGCTGCATGGTGTTGCCCGGGAACGAATTTTGCTGCATGTTCATCCACTGGACTAAGCTAAGGCCAGGTAGAACCTGGGGGTCCTTCATGGACATTTCATCACCAAGCCAAGGCATTGTTCTCTTGAAAAGACTCTCCATATCAGAGTCCTCATCTgtgaaagaaaaatcaaagttgTTGATGTCTTTTctccaaaatttcaaatccaaAATGTGGTGATGTTTCTAATGGTTTGTTGACCGACTCAAAAATAGAGCATAAAACATGCAAGTAAAAGAACAATGAAGCCTCCAAAGGATTCAAATCATCAGTTAGCATATTTGCGTTAACATACAAAAGATCACAGCAATGATACATTTGAAATCCAAAGGTCAAACGTTGATCATTTTACGACAAAGAACTAGTATAATTTATCGTTTGCTATATTATATCTTTTACCTGGCATTCCTGGTTGCCTGGGATGCTTCGATCTGAAGAAGGGTGGGGGACAAATGAAAAATGGAGCAGTAACAGGCTCAATTTCCCAAACTGAGACCCGATTACGCCTTTCCCCAGCAGTTGACTCATCCCAACCAACCTATTCAAAGAAATGTGAGGCATTAGGGGTTATTTTACATGATCGACAAGATGACCGGAAGTAACAAGGGAAGAGATGCAATGAGAAGTTGCCATAACATTTACCTGCAAATTACGCCATTGCGAGTTTTTCCATCTAACAGGATCAAGATCACTAATTCCTGTAATAGTACCCATGTACCTGCACAACAAAACTTCTTATGTTCAATTCCTAAACTACCATAAGGTTTTTATCTGTCAAAATCCAGCAAACTTGACGACTCCATTACTTTAAATAATGTGCTATACAGAATTGCATTCCCTAGACCAAATCATCAGCATTTCTAATTTGTAACATCTATTTGTTCATTATTTTCTAGATCACTGATGCTGGGATTCCTGGATTTCGCCACGGTAGATATACTGAAATACAAGTATACAACTACCTTCTTGTCCCTGACTCTTCAGTTTCTAACATCATACGAAAGCGCATGCCTAGTGATAGTTGGTTGCCACATGCTGCCTTGTAGTACTTGGCTAAAGGGATAACAAACTCCGATGGACTAGCCCTGcatatagaaaagtaaaattcaGTACAATTTCAGATAAATATATTGAATTCATTTAAAGAGTAATAGCAGGGCGATTCACTCCCACAATTACGATTCTATAGTTGAACTAAGACATcttagaataaataaataaatgaaagataAACCTAGGATTGTAGAACACCGTGAAGGGGCTATTATTAGCGGCAGCATGAGCTGCAGCTGCTAGAATTCCAATATGCATACTGTCACTTGATAATACCGAAGATGATAGGTTGGTGGGTTGCCTGTTAGCTCGTCTAATTCCCAAAAGAAGCTGCTGCTTTTCATCCCTGATCATGAAAATTGTGGATCATCATATGAAGTTGTTTGTGCACTATATATTTTCGTGTCCAaaagagggaagaaaaaaaaaaactctaaacCAGAAACTcctcaaattttcaattcataGTAATCACCTAATGAATAAAACAGAATCACCAGCAAAAAGCCTCTTCCCGCTAATAAATAGGCTCCATCCTGTTGTAAGTAAGTGACGTTTTGGTTGCCCTGaatcaaacaagaaatcacataaGATGTTTAGAAATAGATGGCACCTTATTGATCCATACATGTGACATTCAAATGACTAGAAAGATGTCATACCTCGATAGATATGGCGGAAGGTCCAAACAGCATCATGCAAATCCCTGGCAACAAGCTCTTGAGCAGGTGGTTGCATGGAGAAATCCTATGTAGAAGCAGAAACACTATTAAACGTTgcatgtggtccaatatcctAGCGGACAGGGTTTTGCGTTTCTGCTGATGCGTCCTGGGTTTGAAACTCAGCCCTcacctaaattattgtaatagtttcgaagcCGCCCCCTTCCCCTCCccctaataataaaaataaaagtgtgGCAAACCTTGGAAATGATGTAAGACTGCTTACGAGAGGAGGGAAAATCTTTTCCGCTGCACGGCGGGGCACTGAAAAACCTCCATGAGTGCTTGTATCACTTGCTGTCAATGTTTTGCAGAAAAACTCTGGTTGGGGCTTATTTGTCTTGAGCGCGAGATCTGATCTCAATAAGGCATCCTTGTCAAACTGCACGAGAAGAAGTCGATGAGTTAAGGTTTCAGAAATTTTTACCTTTTAAAGGACAACGGAATATCACTTAAAAGTGACACAAGGGGATGTCCATAGTGCTATCACAACGTAATGATCTTCCAGTCATTTTGAAGATAGTACTTACAGACGACACAGGCTGAAGTGTCATCTGAGCATAAACTTCGTCTGTTTCGGGGTCCGCCTAGTGAATCAAACATAAGTGAGAAAATCAATTAGAAATGATCAAGACTATAAATCTGTTTACAAAGTAATACTTAGAGCAGATGAAATCAGCCATACATGCAAGGTGACATTGTGAAGGAGACATAGTAGCTTGGATGGAAGGTTCGGGTAGTTTGGTATTTGACCATCCACATCCTTTTTTATAGATGCCGCAACCTGAAATCGGAAATTTCGTACACAAATCAGCACAGACCACCTCCAAATCGAACAAGTAACAGAAAAGACCGaggaaattctcacaaaagaaacaaaaataataaatgtaattcttaaatataaataaattcttgAGCTATCAGTGTAATTGTTGACAGACACCCAAAATTTCTTTCTGTAAATCCTAAATTCTTGAAAACCATCAACACCAATTGCTTTATTCGGAAAACAAATTAGTAGTAGGCACAATATCTCTATgcttttcaaatatatatacatatatatatgtatgtatgtatgtatgtatgtctgTATGTATATTGCTATTAACAGAAAGAGGTGCTTAATAAATGAACTCAAAAACCATGATGAGCAATCATAAAAAAGGCAAAGCAGAATGTGAAGGATAAATGCTGATGCGGCGCATGATAGCAACATCCGCAACCAAAAACACCCACCTGTTCGCTGTGGCCTTGAGGGAAGTACACCACGTGCGTCCCGGCCGGCGGCAAGTTCACCAGCGGCCCGGCGCACGCTTGCCATAGCTCCGGGTTTATGCTCTTTACATTCTCTCCCCCTGCACACGTGCCAGCCACCCATTCGTCAGAAACCCCACACAGCACAAAACCCCCGTTTTTTTTCCGTTTGTTTCCCGACAAAAAGCAAACGAGgggaaagaaaattaaagaccAACTGAACGAGAAAGAATCCGGATTCCTGGGAATCTCAGAACTAACCGCCGAGCAGCGGCAGTTAGTTACCGAGTCcgtacaaaagaaaaaacttgtAACGAACAAAACGATGTCGGaaacagacaaaaaaaaaaaaaaccgaacaaTTGTATGGATCGACCGATCCATCAGCTGCTTTTTGAACATCATCTTTAGAGGGAGAGAGTAAATTGATTGAGTGtttctagagagaaaaagtACCGACCTTGGCATGAATTGGATGCGCAACTGGCGGCAGGAGCTCCGGCGCTGCTCGCCGGCGGCTTCATTGTTTGGTCCGGGGACTTGAGTTCTTACGAAATTGTATAAATCGCAGAAAATATCACTTGCTCATCTCCCCGGCGAGAAATTGGAGCTGCTTTCTGAACTCGCCTCAGCCCCCGGAGGACGCACTCGGATCATCAGCGGAGCTCAGATCAGCTCGGCAGAATCTGCAGGTcccaaacaaattgaaaaaatggaaaaataaaaactttccCGGAAAAAGTCCTTCCCGGGAAAGGTTAGGGGCTTTTCCGGCGAAGTAAAAGGAGGGAACAGAGAGGCAGAGAAAAAGGAGGGTTTGCTGAGATTAAGAGGGACCAAATGCTCAAGCTTTGCCCCCTATCTTCCCCTACACCACCCAGACCAgacactctctctcttctctctcttccccccctctctctctctctctctctcttcttcccaatgctcctctctctctctctctctctctctctctctctctctctctctcctcctccttgaaAATGGCACTGACTAAAAGGTAACATTGGGCTTTGTCATTTAGTTGAccttatggatttggggttAATTCTGGTTTTCTCTTGTTAACCATGGTTAGTTTTGGAAAAGGATTCTCTCATATCCATTCCTCCTGATCCACCATTTACGTAGAttcggaccattgaaatttgatctaacggctaaatttattataacttttaaaatatgCCCCTATTTGTAACtcttggatcaaattttaacagtCCGGATCCCCAAACTTAGTGGATTAGGAGGAAAAGATTCGAAGATGATCCATTTCCGTTAGTTTTTAGCTTAGTCTTACAATTTACAACAATTATCACTTCTTAAATCTTAACTCAAGTTTTATACTGAACAGATTTAAACAcaaaggataatgctagagagatcaaatttctaaatcaaattttataaattaaatgatgtggatgttgataattgagttattacttaagtattgattaatgtCGGCCAGTAGATTAATTCGACTTAAGTAAAttcaaactaaattaaaaaaataa from Pyrus communis chromosome 4, drPyrComm1.1, whole genome shotgun sequence harbors:
- the LOC137730970 gene encoding auxin response factor 19-like isoform X1: MKPPASSAGAPAASCASNSCQGGENVKSINPELWQACAGPLVNLPPAGTHVVYFPQGHSEQVAASIKKDVDGQIPNYPNLPSKLLCLLHNVTLHADPETDEVYAQMTLQPVSSFDKDALLRSDLALKTNKPQPEFFCKTLTASDTSTHGGFSVPRRAAEKIFPPLDFSMQPPAQELVARDLHDAVWTFRHIYRGQPKRHLLTTGWSLFISGKRLFAGDSVLFIRDEKQQLLLGIRRANRQPTNLSSSVLSSDSMHIGILAAAAHAAANNSPFTVFYNPRASPSEFVIPLAKYYKAACGNQLSLGMRFRMMLETEESGTRRYMGTITGISDLDPVRWKNSQWRNLQVGWDESTAGERRNRVSVWEIEPVTAPFFICPPPFFRSKHPRQPGMPDEDSDMESLFKRTMPWLGDEMSMKDPQVLPGLSLVQWMNMQQNSFPGNTMQPNYMHSYSGSAMQNLAGPDLSQQLGLLVPQIPQMNNLQFNGQRVPEQVQQLDQLPKLSSSTSPLASMMQRQQQLGDNSQQPRQNSVNQTLPSSQVQSQLLQPPTLVHNSQNHLQRNLPQNLKQHQQQFAAQNQQQSFIQSQPPDQMNQQLQNLSDNQLQFQLFQKLQQQQQSLLAQQALQQPGQLVQLQDQQRQTFDVSQSFSRPSPTQMLDMPQMAKTSHPQSRTMPQQMTKNNNSQANSQFSHSPQQPKLQQQQPGVLPEMSGHMGHLPKPTTNQFSTAASNMMTGVAGAGQSGITDEVPSCSTSPSTNNGPSVIQPLMNNRAHRNSSIGEDMALSATTILSSGAINTMPSHGNLMKDFQHKSEVTPSVNIAQNQSQGILTPQAYMSGAAAHTDYLDTSSSTTSVGLSQNNVHLQQNNAPLPCHPQSMLFRDASQEVEVLADQRNNVLYGSNIDGQLGIPLNPDPMLAKGVVGLARDFSNNLSSGGILGNYENSKHAQPELSSSMVSQSFGVPDMTFNSIDSAINDSGFLDSGPWAPAPPLQRMRTYTKVYKRGAVGRSIDVTRYSNYDGLKQDLARRFGIEGQLEDRGRVGWKLVYVDHEKDVLLVGDDPWEEFVNCVRCIKILSPQEVQQMSLDGDFGGNAVLPNQACSSSDGGKA
- the LOC137730970 gene encoding auxin response factor 19-like isoform X2, whose translation is MQPPAQELVARDLHDAVWTFRHIYRGQPKRHLLTTGWSLFISGKRLFAGDSVLFIRDEKQQLLLGIRRANRQPTNLSSSVLSSDSMHIGILAAAAHAAANNSPFTVFYNPRASPSEFVIPLAKYYKAACGNQLSLGMRFRMMLETEESGTRRYMGTITGISDLDPVRWKNSQWRNLQVGWDESTAGERRNRVSVWEIEPVTAPFFICPPPFFRSKHPRQPGMPDEDSDMESLFKRTMPWLGDEMSMKDPQVLPGLSLVQWMNMQQNSFPGNTMQPNYMHSYSGSAMQNLAGPDLSQQLGLLVPQIPQMNNLQFNGQRVPEQVQQLDQLPKLSSSTSPLASMMQRQQQLGDNSQQPRQNSVNQTLPSSQVQSQLLQPPTLVHNSQNHLQRNLPQNLKQHQQQFAAQNQQQSFIQSQPPDQMNQQLQNLSDNQLQFQLFQKLQQQQQSLLAQQALQQPGQLVQLQDQQRQTFDVSQSFSRPSPTQMLDMPQMAKTSHPQSRTMPQQMTKNNNSQANSQFSHSPQQPKLQQQQPGVLPEMSGHMGHLPKPTTNQFSTAASNMMTGVAGAGQSGITDEVPSCSTSPSTNNGPSVIQPLMNNRAHRNSSIGEDMALSATTILSSGAINTMPSHGNLMKDFQHKSEVTPSVNIAQNQSQGILTPQAYMSGAAAHTDYLDTSSSTTSVGLSQNNVHLQQNNAPLPCHPQSMLFRDASQEVEVLADQRNNVLYGSNIDGQLGIPLNPDPMLAKGVVGLARDFSNNLSSGGILGNYENSKHAQPELSSSMVSQSFGVPDMTFNSIDSAINDSGFLDSGPWAPAPPLQRMRTYTKVYKRGAVGRSIDVTRYSNYDGLKQDLARRFGIEGQLEDRGRVGWKLVYVDHEKDVLLVGDDPWEEFVNCVRCIKILSPQEVQQMSLDGDFGGNAVLPNQACSSSDGGKA